The Rhizobium sp. BT03 genome has a window encoding:
- the glyS gene encoding glycine--tRNA ligase subunit beta: MPNLLLELRSEEIPARMQRKAAGDLKKLVTDALVEAGLSYEGAREYWTPRRLALDIHGLTARSADVREERKGPRTDANEKAIEGFLRGAGLSSVSEAQVVSDPKKGDFYVAVISKPGRAAEEIVAEVMPGIIRDFPWPKSMRWGKASSAPGALRWVRPLQSIVCTFGPEHEETVVIPFEIDGITASNVTYGHRFHAPEAITVRRFDDYAASLEKAKVILDAERRKDIILHDARDIAFANGLELVEDEGLLEEVSGLVEWPQVLMGSFEEDYLSIPSEIIRLTIKTNQKCFVTRKQGEDTLSNRFILVSNIQAHDGGKEIVHGNGKVVRARLSDALHFWKRDQGDLPDLETLTASAAKFGLDLQKPLDQRMAKLDALDVTFHAKLGTQGARVARIRVLAEELARTTGADAALTDRAAVLAKADLRTEAVGEFPELQGLMGRKYAALQGENASVAAAVEDHYKPQGPSDRVPEDKVAITLALADKLDTLTGFWAIDEKPTGSKDPFALRRAALGVVRILLERRVRLPLLATTRDGDLLSFFHDRLKVYLRDQGARHDLIDAVLTPDADDLLMVARRVEALTAFITSEDGKNLLAGTKRATQLLAAEEKKGTVIADGVSPALLKLDAEKELFAAISSASKDAAEAVAGEDFRSAMEALSKLRGPVDRFFEDVLVNDEDAAIRANRLALLRLIREATGTVADFSKISG, translated from the coding sequence ATGCCAAACCTTCTTCTCGAACTCCGCTCCGAAGAGATTCCGGCCCGCATGCAGCGCAAGGCTGCCGGCGACCTGAAGAAGCTCGTCACCGATGCGCTTGTCGAAGCGGGTCTGTCCTATGAAGGCGCGCGCGAATATTGGACGCCGCGGCGGCTGGCGCTCGACATTCATGGCCTGACGGCGCGCTCGGCCGATGTGCGCGAGGAGCGCAAGGGGCCGCGCACCGACGCCAACGAGAAGGCGATCGAAGGTTTTCTGCGCGGCGCCGGCCTTTCGTCGGTTTCCGAGGCGCAGGTGGTCAGCGATCCGAAGAAGGGCGATTTCTACGTCGCGGTCATTTCGAAGCCCGGCCGCGCGGCCGAAGAAATCGTCGCCGAGGTAATGCCCGGCATCATCCGCGATTTTCCCTGGCCGAAGTCGATGCGCTGGGGCAAGGCCTCCTCCGCGCCGGGGGCGCTGCGCTGGGTGCGGCCGCTGCAGTCGATCGTCTGCACCTTCGGGCCCGAGCATGAGGAAACCGTCGTCATCCCCTTCGAGATCGACGGCATCACCGCCTCAAACGTCACCTACGGCCATCGCTTCCATGCGCCCGAGGCGATCACCGTCCGCCGGTTCGACGATTATGCCGCGAGCCTGGAAAAGGCAAAGGTCATCCTCGATGCCGAGCGGCGCAAGGACATCATCCTGCATGACGCCCGCGACATCGCCTTCGCCAACGGGCTGGAGCTTGTCGAAGACGAGGGCCTGCTGGAGGAAGTCTCCGGCCTCGTCGAATGGCCGCAGGTGCTGATGGGGTCCTTCGAGGAGGATTACCTGTCGATCCCCTCCGAGATCATCCGGCTGACCATCAAAACCAATCAGAAGTGCTTCGTCACGCGCAAGCAGGGCGAGGACACGCTGTCGAACCGGTTCATCCTCGTCTCCAACATCCAGGCGCATGACGGCGGCAAGGAAATCGTCCACGGCAACGGCAAGGTGGTGCGGGCCCGGCTTTCGGACGCGCTGCATTTCTGGAAGCGCGATCAGGGCGACCTGCCGGATCTGGAGACGCTGACGGCGTCGGCCGCAAAATTCGGCCTCGACCTGCAGAAACCGCTCGACCAGCGTATGGCCAAGCTCGATGCGCTCGACGTGACCTTCCATGCCAAGCTCGGCACGCAGGGCGCACGCGTCGCCCGCATCCGCGTGCTGGCGGAGGAACTGGCAAGGACCACCGGCGCGGATGCGGCCCTCACCGATCGTGCCGCCGTGCTCGCCAAGGCCGATCTGCGCACCGAAGCGGTCGGCGAATTCCCGGAGCTGCAGGGCTTGATGGGCCGCAAATATGCGGCGCTGCAGGGTGAAAACGCCTCTGTCGCCGCAGCGGTCGAGGACCACTACAAGCCGCAGGGCCCGTCCGACCGGGTGCCGGAGGACAAGGTGGCGATCACGCTGGCGCTTGCCGACAAGCTGGATACGCTGACAGGCTTCTGGGCGATCGACGAAAAGCCGACCGGCTCCAAGGACCCGTTTGCGCTGCGGCGGGCAGCCCTCGGCGTCGTCCGGATCCTGCTGGAGCGAAGGGTCCGCCTGCCGCTTCTGGCGACCACCAGGGATGGCGATCTGCTCTCCTTCTTCCACGACCGTCTCAAGGTCTATCTGCGCGATCAGGGCGCTCGCCACGATCTGATCGACGCTGTGCTGACGCCGGATGCCGACGACCTGCTGATGGTGGCGCGCCGCGTCGAAGCGCTGACGGCCTTCATCACCTCCGAGGACGGCAAGAACCTGCTTGCCGGCACCAAGCGCGCAACGCAGCTGCTCGCCGCCGAGGAAAAGAAGGGCACGGTCATCGCCGACGGCGTTTCGCCGGCACTCCTGAAGCTCGACGCCGAGAAGGAGCTGTTTGCCGCCATCTCAAGCGCCTCGAAGGATGCTGCGGAGGCTGTCGCCGGAGAAGATTTCCGCTCGGCGATGGAAGCGCTCTCCAAGCTGCGCGGCCCGGTCGACCGCTTCTTCGAAGACGTGCTCGTCAACGACGAAGACGCCGCCATCCGCGCCAACCGCCTCGCTTTGCTGCGGCTGATCCGCGAAGCGACGGGAACGGTGGCGGATTTCTCGAAGATTTCGGGGTGA
- a CDS encoding histidine phosphatase family protein, which translates to MSTAFPEIYLVRHGETEWSLSGRHTGRSDIPLTANGEAAARELAERLSGHAFSAVWSSPSARARKTCTLAGFGSGAVIRDDLAEWDYGTYEGITTKAILAERPGWQLFRDGCPNGEFAADVGARADAVIHALREATGTILIFSSSHFLRVLAARWLGLPPQGGAHFVLDTASISVLGYEHDLTEPVIRRWNQR; encoded by the coding sequence ATGAGCACCGCGTTTCCCGAAATCTATCTGGTGCGCCACGGTGAAACCGAATGGAGCCTGTCCGGCCGCCATACCGGCCGCAGCGATATTCCCCTGACGGCGAATGGCGAGGCCGCCGCCCGCGAGCTCGCCGAGCGGCTTTCCGGCCACGCCTTCTCCGCCGTCTGGTCGAGCCCGTCGGCGCGTGCCCGCAAAACCTGCACGCTCGCCGGCTTCGGATCGGGTGCGGTGATCCGCGACGATCTCGCCGAATGGGACTATGGCACCTATGAAGGCATCACCACCAAGGCGATCCTGGCGGAGCGCCCCGGCTGGCAGCTCTTTCGCGACGGCTGCCCGAACGGGGAGTTCGCCGCCGATGTCGGCGCCCGCGCCGACGCCGTCATTCATGCGCTTCGCGAGGCCACCGGCACCATCCTGATCTTCTCGAGTTCGCATTTCCTGCGCGTGCTCGCCGCCCGCTGGCTCGGCCTGCCGCCGCAAGGCGGTGCGCATTTCGTGCTGGATACGGCCAGCATCAGCGTGCTCGGCTACGAACATGATCTGACGGAGCCGGTCATCCGCCGGTGGAACCAGAGATAG
- a CDS encoding Tex family protein, whose protein sequence is MAADLRFLAARISAEINARPEQAKAAIELLDEGATVPFIARYRKEVTGGLDDTQLRNLAERLVYLRELEARRAAIVESITGQGKMTDELMGKVAGAETKAELEDLYLPYKPKRRTRAEIARERGLGPLAEAILAERIREPAVLAEGFITADVVDVKTALEGARDIIAEGIAENADLLGRLRAHMRQASLLKAKVVDGKQAAGEKFSDYFDHSERWASAPGHRALAMLRGWNEEVLTLTIEADAETASPNKPVERMIATAYEIGTSRPGDRWLMEVASWTWRVKLSMSLSLDLMRELRERAEEEAIHVFARNLKDLLLAAPAGSRATMGLDPGIRTGVKVAVVDGTGKVVATSTVYPFQPRNDVRGAQVEVASLIRKHNVELISIGNGTGSRETEKLVADMLAELPAPKPTKVIVSEAGASVYSASATAAAEFPDLDVSLRGAVSIARRLQDPLAELVKIEPKSIGVGQYQHDVDQQKLSRSLDAVVEDAVNAVGVDLNTASAPLLARVSGLGPSIADAIVRHRDSEGRFETRRDLLKVARLGGRTFEQCAGFLRIPNGKEPLDASSVHPEAYGVAKKIVAACGRDLRALMGDSAMLKSVDPRQFIDEKFGLPTVRDIISELEKPGRDPRPSFKTATFAEGVNEISDLKPGMMLEGTVTNVAAFGAFVDIGVHQDGLVHVSQLADRFVKDPHEVVKAGDVVKVRVVEVDAKRKRIALSMKRDDGSAAPPRGDSHGNQGSRPQNERRPTAPKPESQGAFGAALAEAMKRK, encoded by the coding sequence ATGGCCGCTGACCTCCGTTTTCTCGCAGCCCGCATCTCGGCCGAAATCAATGCCCGGCCCGAACAGGCCAAAGCCGCCATCGAGCTGCTCGACGAAGGCGCCACCGTGCCTTTCATCGCCCGCTACCGCAAGGAAGTGACGGGCGGGCTTGATGATACGCAGCTGCGCAATCTGGCCGAACGGCTGGTCTATCTGCGTGAACTCGAAGCCCGGCGCGCCGCGATCGTCGAATCGATCACCGGCCAGGGCAAGATGACCGACGAGCTGATGGGCAAAGTGGCCGGCGCCGAAACCAAGGCCGAGCTCGAAGACCTTTATCTGCCCTATAAGCCGAAGCGGCGCACCCGCGCTGAAATTGCCCGCGAACGCGGCCTCGGCCCGCTTGCCGAGGCGATCCTTGCCGAGCGCATCAGGGAGCCGGCGGTGCTCGCCGAAGGCTTCATCACCGCTGATGTCGTCGATGTGAAGACGGCGCTCGAAGGCGCGCGTGACATTATCGCCGAAGGCATTGCCGAAAATGCCGACCTGCTCGGCAGATTGCGCGCCCATATGCGCCAGGCGTCGCTGCTGAAAGCCAAGGTCGTCGACGGCAAACAGGCGGCGGGCGAAAAATTTTCAGATTATTTCGACCATTCCGAACGCTGGGCGAGTGCCCCCGGCCACCGCGCGCTCGCCATGCTGCGCGGCTGGAACGAGGAGGTGCTGACGCTGACGATCGAGGCCGACGCCGAGACCGCCTCGCCGAACAAGCCGGTCGAACGCATGATCGCCACGGCCTATGAGATCGGGACAAGCCGCCCCGGCGACCGCTGGCTGATGGAGGTCGCCAGCTGGACCTGGCGCGTCAAGCTTTCCATGTCGCTATCGCTCGACCTGATGCGGGAGCTGCGCGAAAGGGCGGAAGAGGAGGCGATCCATGTCTTTGCCCGCAATCTCAAGGACCTGCTGCTCGCCGCACCCGCCGGCTCGCGCGCCACGATGGGCCTCGACCCCGGCATCCGCACCGGCGTCAAGGTCGCCGTCGTCGACGGCACCGGCAAGGTGGTGGCGACATCGACGGTCTATCCCTTCCAGCCGCGGAACGACGTGCGCGGCGCGCAGGTCGAGGTCGCCTCGCTGATCCGCAAGCACAATGTCGAGCTGATTTCGATCGGCAACGGCACCGGCAGCCGCGAGACCGAAAAGCTGGTGGCCGACATGCTGGCCGAACTGCCGGCGCCGAAGCCCACCAAGGTCATCGTCTCGGAAGCCGGCGCCTCGGTCTATTCCGCTTCGGCAACCGCAGCGGCCGAGTTTCCCGATCTCGACGTGTCGCTGCGCGGCGCCGTCTCGATTGCGCGGCGTCTGCAGGATCCGCTCGCCGAACTCGTCAAGATCGAGCCGAAGTCGATCGGCGTCGGCCAGTATCAGCACGACGTCGACCAGCAGAAGCTGTCGCGTTCGCTCGATGCGGTGGTCGAAGACGCGGTGAATGCCGTCGGCGTCGATCTCAACACGGCGTCGGCGCCGCTGCTCGCCCGTGTCTCCGGCCTTGGGCCCTCGATCGCCGACGCCATCGTCCGCCACCGCGACAGCGAGGGCCGTTTCGAGACGCGCCGTGATCTGTTGAAGGTCGCCCGGCTCGGCGGCCGCACCTTCGAGCAATGCGCCGGCTTCCTGCGCATCCCGAACGGCAAGGAGCCGCTCGATGCCTCCTCGGTCCACCCCGAAGCCTATGGCGTCGCCAAGAAGATCGTCGCCGCCTGCGGCCGGGATCTGCGCGCGCTGATGGGCGACAGCGCCATGCTGAAATCGGTCGATCCGCGCCAGTTTATCGACGAGAAATTCGGTCTGCCGACCGTCAGGGACATCATCTCGGAACTGGAAAAGCCCGGCCGCGATCCGCGCCCGAGCTTCAAGACCGCGACATTCGCCGAGGGCGTCAACGAAATTTCCGACCTCAAGCCCGGCATGATGCTGGAGGGCACGGTGACCAACGTCGCCGCCTTCGGCGCCTTCGTCGATATCGGCGTGCACCAGGATGGCCTAGTGCATGTGTCGCAGCTGGCCGATCGCTTCGTCAAGGATCCGCATGAGGTCGTGAAGGCCGGCGATGTCGTCAAGGTGCGGGTCGTCGAGGTCGACGCCAAGCGCAAGCGCATCGCTCTGTCGATGAAGCGCGACGACGGTTCTGCCGCACCGCCGCGTGGTGATTCTCACGGAAACCAGGGCTCACGGCCGCAGAACGAGCGCCGGCCGACTGCTCCCAAGCCGGAGAGTCAGGGTGCCTTCGGCGCCGCCCTTGCCGAAGCCATGAAGCGAAAATAA
- a CDS encoding cyclopropane-fatty-acyl-phospholipid synthase family protein, with the protein MASAFLSIVQQIIRKGSLELTLANGDTYMIGDGTGDMVVARLADQEAEDAIRRDPTMKLGEMYMQGRFILEQGNIYDFLSLVKQNTTNEIFDFKMAALLVGRIAWQQLKSRVPVNRNKHNVAHHYDLSAKLFDLFLDEDWQYSCGYFEPAGIGLDEAQLAKKRHIAAKLLLEPNQRILEIGSGWGGMGMYLTEATEGADFTGITLSEEQLKVSRSRAEKRGLAERLRFELQDYRSMTGRKFDRIVSVGMFEHVGIGNYPNFFRKVADLLDDNGVMVLHSIARPKPSFGTNAFIEKYIFPGGYIPSVGEVVPPLEKAGLLVRDVEILPMHYAYTLRHWRERFVARKAEAVALYDEQFFRMWEFYLAGSEMGFRWDELFILQIQIAKNQFTVPDNRSYIARNEARLKEFEARRPPLEKVTF; encoded by the coding sequence ATGGCGTCGGCTTTCCTTTCGATCGTCCAGCAAATCATCCGCAAGGGTTCGTTGGAACTTACCCTTGCCAATGGCGATACCTATATGATCGGCGACGGCACCGGCGACATGGTGGTCGCCCGGCTTGCCGATCAGGAGGCCGAGGACGCCATCCGCCGCGACCCGACGATGAAGCTCGGCGAAATGTACATGCAGGGACGGTTCATTCTCGAACAGGGCAATATTTATGATTTCCTGTCGCTGGTGAAGCAGAACACCACCAATGAAATCTTCGATTTCAAAATGGCGGCACTGCTCGTCGGCCGTATTGCCTGGCAGCAGCTGAAGAGCCGCGTGCCGGTCAATCGCAACAAGCACAATGTCGCCCATCATTACGACCTGTCGGCCAAGCTCTTCGATCTGTTCCTCGACGAGGACTGGCAATATTCCTGCGGCTATTTCGAACCGGCCGGCATCGGTCTCGACGAGGCGCAGCTCGCCAAGAAACGCCATATCGCCGCCAAGCTGCTGCTCGAGCCGAACCAGCGCATCCTGGAAATCGGCTCCGGCTGGGGCGGCATGGGCATGTATCTGACGGAGGCGACCGAGGGCGCCGATTTCACCGGCATTACGCTCAGCGAAGAGCAGCTCAAGGTTTCCCGCAGCCGCGCCGAAAAGCGCGGCCTTGCCGAGCGCCTGCGCTTCGAGCTGCAGGATTACCGCAGCATGACCGGCAGGAAGTTCGACCGCATCGTCTCGGTCGGCATGTTCGAGCATGTCGGGATCGGGAATTACCCCAATTTCTTCCGCAAGGTAGCCGATCTGCTCGACGACAACGGCGTCATGGTGCTGCATTCGATCGCCCGCCCGAAGCCGAGCTTCGGCACCAACGCCTTCATCGAGAAGTATATTTTCCCCGGCGGCTACATCCCCTCCGTCGGCGAAGTCGTGCCGCCGCTCGAAAAGGCCGGGTTGCTGGTCAGGGACGTCGAAATCCTGCCGATGCATTATGCCTATACGCTGCGCCATTGGCGCGAGCGTTTCGTGGCGCGCAAGGCCGAAGCGGTGGCGCTTTACGACGAGCAGTTCTTCCGCATGTGGGAATTCTACCTGGCCGGCTCGGAAATGGGCTTCCGCTGGGACGAGCTCTTCATCCTGCAGATCCAGATCGCCAAGAACCAGTTCACCGTTCCCGACAATCGCAGTTACATCGCCCGCAACGAAGCCAGGCTGAAGGAGTTCGAGGCAAGGCGCCCGCCGCTTGAGAAGGTGACGTTCTGA